The Vibrio chagasii genome includes a region encoding these proteins:
- a CDS encoding type II secretion system protein N: MKRGLSLKLGLLFGGIFIVFFSVSLLLHLPASFVLKHAPAVRGLNIEGVEGTVWQGSANNIAWQRVNYGSVQWDFQFSKLFQAKAELAVRFGRNSDMNLSGKGRVGYSMSGAYAENLVASMSAANVMKYAPAIPVPVAIGGQVELTIKHAVHAQPWCQSGEGTVAWSGAAVDSPVGSLDLGPVIADITCEDNTLAAKGSQKSAQVDSEFSANVTPNQSYTSAAWFKPGAEFPPAMQSQLKWLGNPDSQGKYQFSYQGRF, from the coding sequence GTGAAACGCGGTTTATCTTTGAAGTTAGGTTTACTTTTTGGCGGCATCTTTATTGTCTTTTTCTCGGTTAGTCTGTTGCTGCACTTACCGGCCTCATTTGTGCTCAAACATGCACCGGCTGTGCGTGGCTTGAATATTGAAGGTGTTGAAGGAACGGTTTGGCAGGGCAGCGCCAATAATATCGCCTGGCAGCGTGTTAATTACGGTTCAGTACAGTGGGACTTCCAGTTCTCTAAACTCTTCCAAGCCAAAGCTGAATTAGCGGTTCGTTTTGGTCGTAATAGCGACATGAACTTGTCAGGAAAAGGGCGCGTTGGGTACAGCATGAGTGGTGCGTATGCGGAAAACTTAGTCGCATCAATGTCCGCTGCTAACGTGATGAAATATGCGCCAGCGATTCCAGTCCCGGTTGCAATTGGTGGACAGGTTGAGCTGACGATCAAGCATGCGGTTCATGCTCAACCTTGGTGTCAGTCTGGAGAAGGTACTGTGGCTTGGTCTGGTGCTGCAGTCGATTCACCTGTGGGTTCGTTGGACCTTGGGCCTGTGATTGCTGACATCACTTGTGAAGATAATACACTGGCAGCCAAGGGCTCTCAGAAGAGTGCTCAAGTGGATAGCGAGTTCTCTGCGAACGTTACACCAAATCAAAGCTACACCTCGGCAGCATGGTTCAAACCGGGTGCAGAATTCCCACCAGCCATGCAGAGTCAGCTGAAATGGCTTGGTAATCCAGATAGCCAAGGTAAGTACCAATTTAGTTACCAAGGACGTTTTTAA
- a CDS encoding cadherin-like domain-containing protein: MKRLSLLASTVALILSGCGSDSLDNSPQTPPSSSCTLALILSGCGSDSSDNSPQTPPSSSFKINSTASTNAIEDIQYQYQLSTNHSESVAYSATNIPTGMSLSTDGLLTWTPLEGTLTSGEITVKAFASSDANLSDTQTFSITVRPVNDTPVADTPLQLNTNEDVALTISHATLLSNVIDVDSSNLTITNLSIDNPAITITENSDSITLTAMQDYNGSANLSFNVSDEEFTISNSGIVLISAINDPVQVESFTSLSVEAGESLSFQVQVTDPDDENNGSDIKFSLTNAPNGLSVSETGNLTISSSVLASTIHDDIVLKVQDGLEDGAVIAQNNFKLSELFYYTVQGEISSYYENTAIADSIVKISNNGSVLAEGNTGVSGKYSIKVLDTDLDTSRAIIVSADAVGFSEASESKQFSDISTAINLYLPTIHANISFDSQVASDLQVDNETLVSVEAHSFVNVHGEAINGQINSELFVIDPSLDIDLMPGEMITETPSGEIVPIESFGAITATFTDSDGNELQLANGKTARVRIPASGANPPATIPLFYYDEVQGIWVKEGTATLENGFYVGEVAHFTTWNADRVYETIFINGCVVDKENQPIVNARIRSEGIDYNGSSSAYSDVQGNFRIPVRQNSRVLISAESQYQSRTETIHTSSPNTHECLTLDDATTKIQLTWGQRPEDLDTHFYGPNGEDDRFHVYYSNRNFIQSGNNIFLDVDDTSSYGPEIVTVPDFTIPGTYRYGVYNFSRTGEIQRRETKVEVILDGIRTVFTPPEGNAELWWHVFEIEVNDNLSYDLVPINQWSTTDPDSVARPTPAARSSRQILESLQLKKIYAGKMLESKYYAD; the protein is encoded by the coding sequence ATGAAACGTCTTAGTTTGCTAGCTAGTACCGTCGCCCTAATTCTATCAGGATGCGGTAGCGACAGCTTAGATAATAGTCCACAAACACCACCAAGCTCATCATGTACCCTCGCCCTAATTCTATCAGGATGCGGTAGCGACAGCTCAGATAATAGTCCACAAACACCACCAAGCTCATCATTTAAGATCAACTCTACGGCAAGCACAAACGCCATAGAAGATATTCAATACCAATATCAACTATCGACAAACCACTCAGAATCCGTAGCCTACTCTGCTACTAATATACCTACTGGTATGAGTTTGAGCACTGATGGTTTGCTCACATGGACACCACTAGAAGGTACCCTTACATCTGGTGAGATTACCGTTAAGGCATTCGCTTCAAGTGATGCAAACCTATCTGACACTCAAACATTTTCAATAACTGTCAGGCCTGTCAACGACACTCCGGTAGCAGATACACCATTACAGCTTAATACTAATGAGGATGTCGCTCTTACTATTTCTCATGCAACTCTTCTAAGCAATGTGATAGATGTAGACTCTAGTAATTTAACAATCACAAACTTATCAATTGATAACCCAGCCATAACTATTACTGAAAACAGTGACTCGATTACTCTTACAGCAATGCAAGATTACAATGGCAGTGCGAACTTATCATTCAATGTTTCAGATGAAGAATTTACTATCAGTAATAGTGGCATTGTATTAATTTCAGCAATCAATGACCCTGTACAAGTAGAATCTTTTACTAGCTTAAGTGTAGAAGCTGGTGAATCACTATCTTTTCAAGTTCAAGTCACCGATCCAGACGATGAAAACAATGGTTCTGATATTAAGTTCTCTTTGACCAACGCGCCTAATGGACTGTCGGTTTCAGAGACAGGGAACCTGACAATATCCTCTTCTGTTCTTGCCTCAACCATTCATGACGACATCGTTTTAAAGGTTCAAGATGGCTTAGAAGATGGCGCCGTAATTGCGCAAAACAATTTCAAACTCTCTGAACTGTTCTACTACACCGTACAAGGTGAAATCTCTAGCTATTATGAGAACACAGCGATTGCAGACAGCATCGTCAAAATATCGAATAACGGTTCTGTTTTAGCTGAAGGGAATACTGGCGTATCAGGTAAATACAGTATTAAGGTACTGGATACTGATTTAGATACCAGCAGAGCAATTATAGTTTCAGCTGATGCGGTAGGTTTTTCTGAAGCTTCAGAGTCCAAGCAATTTTCGGATATCAGTACAGCAATAAATTTATATCTACCAACGATTCACGCAAATATTAGCTTTGATAGTCAAGTAGCTTCAGATCTACAAGTCGATAATGAAACTCTTGTTTCAGTTGAGGCTCATAGCTTTGTAAACGTGCACGGGGAAGCAATAAATGGACAAATTAATTCAGAGCTATTCGTCATAGATCCGTCGTTAGATATTGATTTGATGCCTGGTGAAATGATTACTGAGACTCCTTCAGGAGAAATAGTTCCAATTGAATCTTTTGGAGCTATCACTGCAACCTTTACTGATAGTGATGGAAATGAACTCCAATTAGCAAATGGTAAAACTGCACGAGTTCGAATCCCTGCTTCAGGTGCTAATCCACCGGCGACAATTCCACTCTTCTATTACGATGAAGTACAAGGTATTTGGGTAAAAGAGGGTACTGCAACTTTAGAAAATGGATTCTACGTTGGGGAAGTAGCCCACTTTACAACGTGGAATGCTGATAGGGTTTATGAAACCATATTTATTAACGGTTGTGTCGTTGACAAAGAAAACCAACCAATTGTTAATGCAAGAATTCGCTCGGAAGGTATTGACTACAATGGCAGTTCATCTGCCTATAGTGATGTTCAAGGTAACTTTAGAATACCGGTTAGACAGAATAGCAGAGTGCTAATCTCTGCAGAAAGTCAGTATCAAAGTCGCACAGAAACTATTCATACCAGCTCACCTAATACGCATGAGTGCTTAACTCTTGATGATGCTACAACTAAGATCCAACTTACCTGGGGACAAAGACCTGAAGACTTAGATACGCACTTCTATGGTCCAAATGGTGAAGACGATCGATTCCACGTTTACTATAGTAATAGGAACTTCATTCAATCTGGCAACAATATCTTCTTAGATGTTGATGATACAAGTAGCTACGGCCCCGAAATAGTAACCGTTCCTGACTTTACTATTCCTGGAACCTATCGTTATGGCGTATACAACTTCTCTAGAACTGGCGAAATTCAACGTCGAGAAACTAAAGTAGAAGTCATTTTAGATGGCATTCGTACTGTGTTTACTCCACCAGAAGGTAACGCTGAACTATGGTGGCATGTATTTGAAATTGAGGTTAATGATAACCTCAGCTATGACCTTGTGCCTATAAATCAGTGGTCAACAACGGATCCTGATTCAGTTGCTAGACCTACTCCTGCCGCTCGTAGTAGTAGACAAATACTGGAATCACTCCAATTAAAGAAAATTTACGCAGGGAAAATGCTAGAAAGCAAATACTACGCTGACTAA
- the cysQ gene encoding 3'(2'),5'-bisphosphate nucleotidase CysQ: protein MPTTKDLSHLLPSVIEVARSAGQLILEIYEKKDYEEFTKSDDTPVTSADLAAHKLISKKLSELTPDIPVLSEEAADISLEKRAQWDRYWLVDPLDGTQEFIARSGDFATIIALIEHNKPVMGVVYAPVSGVSYYAYSGKGAWKIPDLNDSVKIKTHRHELPNQSIAMAISRRQDINRITSRMSPAWNYDLVPLGSAALKACLVAEGAVDCYLRLGPTGEWDTAATQCIVEEAGGRILSTQLEPLSYNERETLENPNFIVLGDSDLPWVEILQGKD, encoded by the coding sequence ATGCCAACAACAAAAGATTTGTCTCATCTCCTACCCTCTGTGATTGAGGTTGCTCGCTCCGCAGGCCAACTCATCTTAGAGATCTACGAAAAGAAAGATTACGAAGAGTTCACCAAGAGTGACGACACGCCAGTCACCAGTGCCGATCTGGCAGCGCATAAACTGATCTCGAAAAAACTGAGTGAACTCACGCCAGATATCCCAGTGCTATCTGAAGAGGCCGCTGACATTAGCCTAGAAAAGCGCGCGCAATGGGATCGCTACTGGCTGGTTGACCCATTAGATGGAACGCAGGAGTTCATCGCAAGAAGCGGTGATTTCGCGACAATTATTGCACTAATTGAGCACAATAAGCCGGTGATGGGTGTGGTGTATGCACCAGTTTCTGGTGTGAGCTATTACGCTTACAGCGGTAAGGGAGCTTGGAAGATTCCAGACCTTAACGACAGCGTTAAAATCAAAACGCATCGTCATGAGTTACCAAACCAATCTATTGCAATGGCGATCAGCCGTCGCCAAGACATCAATCGTATCACTAGCCGTATGAGTCCCGCTTGGAACTATGACTTAGTGCCATTAGGCTCAGCAGCTTTGAAAGCCTGTTTAGTCGCAGAAGGTGCTGTCGATTGTTACTTGCGCCTTGGGCCTACTGGCGAGTGGGATACCGCGGCGACACAATGCATTGTTGAAGAGGCAGGTGGACGCATCTTAAGCACGCAATTAGAGCCACTCTCTTACAATGAAAGAGAGACGCTTGAGAACCCGAACTTCATTGTACTGGGTGATTCAGACTTACCATGGGTCGAGATCTTACAGGGTAAAGATTAG
- the nudE gene encoding ADP compounds hydrolase NudE: MTKRTKPEILTKQTVAQSRLFSIESLDLRFSNGEERTYERMKPSGRNAVMMVPITEQGDILLVREYAAGTERYELGFPKGLIDPGEQPSDAAVRELKEEIGFGANKLTPLKEVILAPSYFSSKMTLFIAEDLYPEKLEGDEPEPLDIVRWPLAQAEELLTHLDFCEARSITALLLTLRSLNNN; encoded by the coding sequence ATGACAAAAAGGACCAAGCCAGAGATTTTGACTAAACAAACTGTCGCTCAATCAAGACTATTCTCTATCGAGTCTCTCGACTTACGCTTTTCAAACGGTGAAGAGCGTACTTACGAACGCATGAAGCCTAGCGGGCGCAACGCAGTGATGATGGTTCCGATTACTGAGCAAGGCGATATTCTATTAGTCCGTGAATATGCAGCGGGAACTGAACGCTACGAGCTCGGCTTTCCGAAAGGACTGATTGATCCAGGTGAACAACCAAGTGACGCTGCGGTTCGTGAACTCAAAGAAGAAATTGGCTTTGGTGCTAACAAGCTCACTCCACTCAAGGAAGTGATTCTCGCCCCCTCTTACTTTTCTAGCAAGATGACGCTTTTTATCGCGGAAGATCTCTACCCAGAGAAGCTAGAAGGTGATGAACCTGAACCATTGGACATTGTGCGCTGGCCGCTTGCTCAAGCCGAAGAGCTATTAACGCATCTCGACTTCTGTGAAGCTCGCAGTATTACCGCCCTACTATTGACCCTTCGCTCGCTAAATAATAATTAA
- the nfuA gene encoding Fe-S biogenesis protein NfuA → MSNITITETAQTHFANLLSQQPEGTNIRVFVVNPGTQNAECGVSYCPTDAIEASDTELKFEAFSAYVDELSLPFLDEAEIDFVTDKMGSQLTLKAPNAKMRKVADDAPLLERVEYAIQTQVNPQLAGHGGHVSLVEITEDGAAIVAFGGGCNGCSMVDVTLKEGIEKELLQQFEGELTAVRDATEHDRGEHSYY, encoded by the coding sequence GTGTCAAATATTACTATTACAGAAACAGCTCAAACTCATTTTGCCAATCTGCTGTCACAGCAGCCTGAAGGTACAAACATTCGTGTGTTCGTGGTAAACCCGGGTACACAAAACGCAGAGTGTGGTGTTTCTTACTGCCCAACAGATGCTATTGAAGCGTCTGACACAGAACTTAAATTTGAAGCCTTCTCTGCATACGTAGATGAGCTAAGCCTACCGTTCCTAGACGAAGCTGAAATTGACTTCGTTACTGACAAAATGGGCTCTCAGCTAACGCTTAAAGCACCAAACGCTAAGATGCGTAAAGTAGCAGACGATGCACCGCTTCTAGAACGTGTTGAATACGCAATTCAAACACAAGTTAACCCACAACTTGCTGGTCACGGCGGTCACGTTAGCTTGGTAGAAATCACTGAAGATGGCGCAGCTATCGTAGCATTCGGTGGTGGTTGTAACGGTTGTTCTATGGTTGATGTAACGCTGAAAGAAGGTATCGAAAAAGAACTTCTTCAACAGTTCGAAGGTGAACTGACTGCTGTTCGTGATGCAACTGAGCACGATCGTGGTGAGCACTCTTACTACTAA
- a CDS encoding ComF family protein yields MLSDWLQKHTPRLVTPQCHLCKLDKQPNDHHPRWCDSCLKLFELVPRCQRCGLKTVTAVEQCGECLAAPPPWHRLYCVGDYTFPTAGYIQQMKYADKFWFARDLSTLLASRIEEPASLVTSVPLHWRRYFHRGFNQSQLLARYTAQDLKVEHAVLFKRIRSTGSQQGLTKSARKSNLKGAFAMKNTSFSAMDYSHVAIIDDVVTTGSTVYQLCQLLLEVGVKRIDIYCICRTPEPSG; encoded by the coding sequence ATGTTATCCGATTGGCTACAAAAACACACACCACGTCTGGTCACACCTCAATGTCACCTCTGCAAGCTAGATAAACAGCCTAATGATCACCACCCTCGATGGTGTGATAGTTGCCTAAAACTGTTCGAGCTCGTGCCTCGCTGTCAAAGGTGCGGACTGAAAACGGTCACAGCCGTCGAGCAATGCGGTGAGTGCTTGGCTGCCCCACCCCCTTGGCATCGGCTCTATTGTGTTGGTGATTACACCTTTCCAACCGCAGGCTATATCCAACAGATGAAGTATGCCGATAAATTCTGGTTTGCTCGAGATTTGTCGACCTTGCTCGCGTCACGCATCGAAGAACCAGCATCTCTCGTCACCAGTGTTCCCTTACATTGGCGTCGATACTTTCATCGTGGTTTTAATCAAAGTCAGCTACTGGCGCGTTACACCGCTCAAGACCTCAAGGTGGAGCATGCCGTTTTATTCAAGCGCATCCGTTCAACCGGTTCGCAGCAAGGGCTAACTAAATCAGCCAGAAAAAGTAATTTGAAAGGTGCATTCGCGATGAAAAACACCAGCTTCTCAGCGATGGATTACTCGCATGTCGCGATAATTGATGATGTTGTAACCACAGGCAGTACTGTGTATCAATTATGCCAATTATTACTTGAAGTAGGGGTGAAAAGGATTGATATTTACTGCATCTGCCGCACTCCTGAGCCCTCTGGATAA
- the bioH gene encoding pimeloyl-ACP methyl ester esterase BioH produces the protein MSDALYWHVSGQGPDLVLVHGWGMNGAIWQQTVNALEADFRVHVVDLPGYGHSSHCHAQDLEEIAQQLLAEAPKQAIWVGWSLGGLVATHMALHHPDYVSKLVTVASSPKFAAAKEPVLWRGIQPNVLTAFTEQLVEDFQTTIERFMALQAMGSPSARQDVKQLKQAVLSRPLPNPESLLAGLKMLSDVDLREQLPEISVPMLRLYGRLDGLVPIKVAKDLGNALPHTEQYIFTQSSHAPFMTEADAFCSELVSFAQK, from the coding sequence ATGAGTGACGCGTTATATTGGCATGTTTCAGGGCAGGGACCCGATTTGGTGTTAGTCCACGGCTGGGGAATGAATGGTGCAATCTGGCAGCAAACCGTAAATGCGTTAGAGGCCGATTTCCGAGTGCACGTTGTCGATTTGCCTGGTTACGGTCATAGCTCTCATTGTCATGCTCAAGATCTTGAGGAGATAGCCCAGCAACTATTGGCCGAAGCTCCTAAGCAAGCTATTTGGGTCGGTTGGTCACTTGGTGGCTTGGTCGCAACGCACATGGCATTACATCATCCCGATTATGTAAGCAAGTTGGTGACGGTTGCTAGTTCACCGAAATTCGCTGCCGCAAAAGAGCCGGTACTATGGCGCGGCATCCAACCCAACGTATTAACCGCGTTTACGGAACAGTTGGTTGAAGACTTTCAAACCACCATCGAACGTTTTATGGCCCTGCAAGCCATGGGCAGCCCTTCGGCAAGGCAAGACGTAAAACAGCTTAAGCAAGCGGTACTGTCCCGCCCATTACCAAACCCTGAATCATTATTGGCAGGACTAAAGATGCTGTCTGATGTCGATTTAAGAGAACAATTACCGGAGATTTCCGTTCCTATGCTGCGCTTGTACGGTCGATTAGACGGGCTGGTGCCAATCAAGGTCGCTAAAGATCTGGGCAATGCACTACCTCACACCGAGCAGTACATCTTCACTCAATCCTCGCATGCACCGTTTATGACGGAAGCGGATGCCTTCTGCAGTGAGCTAGTCAGTTTCGCACAAAAATAA
- a CDS encoding Tex family protein, with product MSQAICRLIAEELNVRSEQVTAAVNLIDDGNTVPFIARYRKEVTGGLDDTQLRNLDSRLSYLRELDDRRQTILKSIQDQGKLTPGLERDITQADSKTRLEDLYLPYKPKRRTKGQIAIEAGLEPLADTLWNEPQHDPETEAANFISSDKGIADTKAALDGARAIIMERIAEDANLLEKIRQHLNRNAELGARVVAGKENEGEKFKDYFEHNEALSKIPSHRALAMLRGRNEGFLTLAMNADPEQEEGVRGSYCENIISDHYGITLNSAPADAWRKQVISWAWRIKVSMHMETELMGAMKERAEIEAIEVFATNLKDLLMAAPAGPRATLGLDPGLRTGSKIAVVDSTGKVLATETIYPHPPQKQYDKSAHVVEQMVRQFNVDLIAIGNGTASRETDSFVADVIKRGNLKAQKIIVSEAGASVYSASELAAKEFPNMDVSIRGAVSIARRLQDPLAELVKIDPKSIGVGQYQHDVSQTMLAKRLDAIVEDCVNAVGVDVNTASAALLTRVAGLSSTIAQNIVDFRDENGRFEARTTLKKVARLGPKAFEQCAGFLRIMDGKNPLDASSVHPEAYPVVKSIAEKNHKDIKSLVGNTDFLRGLHAIDYTNENFGVPTVTDIIKELDKPGRDPRPEFKTATFADGVNSVSDLEPGMILEGVVSNVANFGAFVDIGVHQDGLVHISALTDRFVSDPREVVKAGDIVKVKVMEVDVQRKRIALSMRMKDEPGQDNRAQRSSAPRTQSRPNQHSQGGQRRREEPQQNGAMGGAFAAAFAKAKK from the coding sequence ATGAGCCAAGCTATCTGTCGACTGATCGCTGAAGAACTGAATGTCCGTTCTGAGCAAGTCACTGCCGCAGTAAACCTAATTGACGACGGTAACACCGTTCCCTTTATTGCCCGCTACCGTAAAGAAGTTACGGGTGGCTTAGACGATACCCAACTACGTAACCTTGATAGCCGCCTTTCTTATCTTCGCGAGCTAGACGATCGTCGCCAAACGATTCTTAAGTCGATTCAAGACCAAGGAAAACTCACGCCAGGACTCGAGCGTGATATCACTCAAGCAGACAGCAAGACTCGTCTAGAAGATTTATACCTTCCATACAAACCAAAGCGCCGTACCAAAGGTCAGATCGCGATTGAAGCAGGCTTAGAGCCACTTGCCGATACGTTATGGAATGAACCACAGCACGATCCGGAAACGGAAGCAGCTAACTTCATCAGCAGCGATAAAGGCATTGCTGATACCAAGGCTGCACTGGATGGCGCACGCGCGATCATCATGGAGCGCATTGCGGAAGACGCAAACCTGCTTGAAAAGATTCGCCAACACCTGAACCGCAATGCAGAGCTTGGTGCTCGTGTTGTGGCTGGCAAAGAGAACGAAGGTGAGAAGTTCAAAGACTACTTCGAGCACAACGAAGCGCTTAGCAAAATACCGTCTCACCGTGCCCTTGCAATGCTGCGTGGCCGAAATGAAGGCTTCCTAACACTGGCAATGAACGCAGACCCAGAGCAAGAAGAAGGAGTACGTGGTTCATACTGCGAGAACATCATCTCTGATCACTACGGCATTACCCTAAACAGCGCTCCTGCAGATGCTTGGCGTAAGCAAGTGATTAGCTGGGCATGGCGCATCAAGGTTTCTATGCACATGGAAACCGAATTGATGGGCGCGATGAAAGAACGAGCAGAGATCGAAGCAATTGAAGTATTCGCCACCAACCTTAAAGACCTGCTAATGGCTGCGCCTGCTGGCCCTCGAGCAACATTGGGCTTGGATCCAGGTTTACGTACCGGTTCGAAAATCGCTGTTGTGGACTCAACAGGTAAAGTTCTAGCGACAGAGACTATTTACCCTCACCCACCGCAAAAGCAATACGACAAGTCAGCACACGTGGTTGAGCAGATGGTTCGTCAGTTCAACGTTGACCTGATTGCGATTGGTAACGGCACAGCTTCCCGCGAAACCGACAGCTTCGTGGCTGATGTGATTAAGCGTGGCAACCTAAAAGCACAAAAGATCATTGTTAGCGAAGCGGGCGCATCGGTTTATTCTGCGTCTGAGTTAGCAGCAAAAGAGTTCCCGAACATGGACGTATCGATCCGTGGTGCAGTGTCTATCGCGCGTCGTCTGCAAGATCCATTGGCAGAGCTGGTGAAGATTGACCCTAAATCGATCGGTGTGGGCCAATACCAACACGATGTGAGCCAAACTATGCTAGCTAAACGCCTCGATGCGATTGTCGAAGACTGTGTAAACGCCGTAGGTGTTGATGTGAATACCGCGTCTGCCGCACTACTTACTCGCGTAGCGGGCCTTTCTAGCACCATCGCTCAGAACATCGTGGATTTCCGTGATGAAAATGGTCGTTTTGAAGCGCGTACTACGCTGAAGAAAGTCGCTCGCTTGGGGCCAAAAGCCTTTGAACAGTGTGCTGGTTTCCTACGAATTATGGACGGCAAGAACCCTCTCGATGCATCATCGGTTCACCCAGAAGCTTACCCTGTGGTGAAAAGCATCGCTGAGAAAAACCACAAAGACATCAAATCTCTGGTGGGTAACACAGACTTCCTGCGTGGCTTGCATGCCATTGATTACACCAATGAAAACTTTGGTGTGCCTACGGTGACCGACATCATCAAAGAGCTAGATAAGCCCGGCCGTGACCCTCGCCCAGAGTTCAAGACTGCTACCTTCGCCGACGGTGTAAACAGCGTTTCAGACTTAGAGCCGGGCATGATTCTAGAAGGTGTGGTTTCAAACGTGGCTAACTTCGGTGCCTTTGTCGATATCGGCGTTCACCAAGATGGTTTAGTGCACATTTCAGCGCTTACCGATCGCTTTGTCTCTGATCCACGTGAAGTGGTTAAAGCGGGTGACATCGTGAAAGTGAAAGTGATGGAAGTGGATGTTCAGCGTAAACGTATTGCACTCAGCATGCGTATGAAAGACGAGCCGGGACAAGACAACCGAGCTCAACGTTCAAGTGCACCTCGCACGCAAAGCCGCCCGAATCAACACTCGCAAGGTGGACAACGCCGTCGTGAAGAGCCACAACAAAATGGCGCAATGGGCGGTGCATTCGCAGCTGCTTTTGCTAAAGCGAAAAAATAA
- the greB gene encoding transcription elongation factor GreB, whose amino-acid sequence MKTKLITREGYNKLKAEHDHLWHEKRPEITKIVTWAASLGDRSENADYTFNKRLLRQIDRRVRFLRKFLPDVTIVDYSPQQEGKVFFGAWVEIENDDGEIKKFRIVGPEEIYGDAKGYISIDSPMARALLKKEVDDEFTVKTPEGDKEWFINSIRYADNE is encoded by the coding sequence ATGAAAACCAAACTTATCACCCGAGAAGGTTATAACAAGCTCAAAGCAGAACATGACCACTTATGGCACGAGAAACGCCCTGAAATTACTAAGATAGTCACTTGGGCTGCAAGCCTTGGAGATCGTTCAGAAAACGCAGATTACACCTTCAATAAGCGTTTACTTCGTCAGATCGATCGCCGAGTACGTTTCTTAAGAAAGTTCCTACCTGATGTCACGATCGTTGATTACTCGCCACAACAAGAAGGTAAGGTATTTTTCGGGGCTTGGGTCGAAATTGAGAATGATGATGGGGAAATTAAGAAGTTTCGAATTGTCGGCCCAGAAGAGATATACGGCGATGCTAAAGGCTATATCTCTATCGACTCACCAATGGCTAGAGCTCTGCTCAAGAAAGAAGTGGATGATGAGTTTACGGTAAAAACACCGGAAGGCGACAAAGAGTGGTTCATTAACTCGATTCGCTACGCAGACAACGAATAA
- the ompR gene encoding osmolarity response regulator transcription factor OmpR, which yields MQENYKILVVDDDARLRALLERYLSEQGFQVRSVANSEQMDRLLTRENFHLMVLDLMLPGEDGLSICRRLRNANNSLPILMLTAKGDEVDRIVGLEVGADDYLPKPFNPRELLARIKAVLRRQVIEAPGAPSTEESVVEFGEFRLNLGTREMFRGEEPMPLTSGEFAVLKSLVTNAREPMSRDKLMNMARGREYSAMERSIDVQISRLRRLVEEDPSKPRYIQTVWGLGYVFVPDGKAL from the coding sequence ATGCAAGAAAACTACAAAATTTTAGTGGTCGATGACGATGCTCGTTTACGTGCACTGTTAGAGCGCTATCTGTCAGAGCAGGGCTTTCAAGTGCGTAGCGTGGCAAACAGTGAGCAGATGGACCGCCTGTTAACCCGTGAAAATTTTCACTTGATGGTATTGGATTTAATGTTGCCGGGCGAAGATGGTCTATCGATCTGTCGTCGCCTAAGAAATGCAAACAACTCGCTACCAATCCTGATGCTTACTGCAAAAGGTGATGAAGTGGATCGTATTGTTGGTTTGGAAGTTGGTGCTGATGACTATCTACCAAAACCATTCAACCCACGTGAACTGCTTGCTCGTATCAAAGCAGTATTACGTCGCCAAGTAATTGAAGCGCCAGGTGCCCCAAGCACAGAAGAATCAGTGGTTGAGTTTGGTGAATTCCGTTTGAATTTGGGTACGCGTGAGATGTTCCGCGGTGAAGAGCCAATGCCGCTGACTTCAGGTGAATTTGCGGTACTTAAATCATTAGTCACCAACGCACGTGAGCCAATGTCTCGCGATAAGCTGATGAACATGGCTCGTGGTCGTGAGTATTCAGCGATGGAACGTTCTATCGACGTGCAGATTTCTCGCTTACGTCGCCTAGTGGAAGAAGACCCAAGTAAGCCTCGCTATATCCAAACAGTGTGGGGTTTAGGTTATGTCTTCGTTCCTGATGGTAAGGCGTTGTAA